One window of Candidatus Methylocalor cossyra genomic DNA carries:
- a CDS encoding MBL fold metallo-hydrolase produces the protein MIFRQLFEPDTSTYTYLLGCERTRRAVLIDPVASEVETYLALLQQLGLTLRYTLETHVHADHITGSGLLRERVGSKSVVHRDAGAVCADLLVTDGVLLQVGDLEWEVRHTPGHTDGCVSYVMADRVFTGDALLIGGCGRTDFQQGDAGRLYDSIHQKLFTLPPDTLVYPGHDYAGNTVSTIKQEMAKNARLGGGRSREEFIALMQGLNLPYPKYIDRALPANRACGQEVALPQG, from the coding sequence ATGATCTTTCGGCAACTCTTCGAACCCGATACTTCCACCTATACCTACCTGCTAGGCTGCGAGCGCACCCGGCGGGCAGTGCTCATCGATCCGGTAGCCAGCGAAGTGGAAACCTATCTCGCCCTGCTCCAGCAGCTGGGTCTGACCCTGCGCTACACCCTGGAAACCCATGTCCACGCGGACCATATCACCGGCTCCGGGCTGCTGCGCGAGCGGGTGGGCAGCAAGAGCGTGGTGCACCGTGACGCCGGCGCCGTGTGCGCCGACCTGCTGGTCACCGATGGCGTGCTGTTGCAGGTGGGCGACCTGGAATGGGAGGTTCGCCATACCCCCGGCCATACCGACGGGTGCGTCAGCTATGTCATGGCCGACCGGGTGTTTACCGGGGACGCGCTGCTGATCGGCGGCTGCGGTCGCACCGATTTCCAGCAGGGGGACGCCGGTCGGCTGTACGACAGCATCCACCAGAAGCTGTTCACCCTGCCGCCCGACACCCTGGTCTATCCGGGCCATGACTACGCCGGCAACACGGTCTCCACCATCAAGCAGGAGATGGCCAAGAACGCCCGCCTAGGCGGCGGTCGGAGCCGCGAGGAGTTCATCGCCCTGATGCAGGGATTGAATCTGCCTTACCCCAAGTACATCGACCGGGCGCTGCCGGCCAATCGGGCCTGCGGCCAGGAAGTGGCCCTGCCCCAGGGGTGA
- a CDS encoding sulfite exporter TauE/SafE family protein has product MTLVVVLALVIGLLLGLLGGGGSILTVPVLVYLMDLEPKTAIATSLVVVGTTSLIAMIGHARGGRVCWLTGLVFGLAGMAGAYGGGRLAALLPGQVLLLLFAAVMLGTAGAMLRGRPADHRRRLQPVCPRQTNFAAVLFDGLLVGALNGLVGVGGGFVIVPALHLLGELPMHAAVGTSLLVIAMNSAAALLGYASHVRLDFHLVGIVTGAAVVGSLVGGLLSRRLSGTALRRGFGLFVIAIAGYLLYRELNWGVLADAWRLALAHRDFLRGFGTAAGLIGLYGLWRRLHRRARPRLRKAGRRPGARSPSVRDGFPLR; this is encoded by the coding sequence ATGACGTTAGTGGTCGTCCTGGCGCTGGTGATCGGGCTGCTCCTGGGCCTGCTCGGCGGCGGCGGTTCTATCCTCACGGTTCCGGTGCTGGTGTACCTGATGGATCTGGAGCCGAAGACCGCCATCGCCACCTCGTTGGTGGTGGTGGGCACCACCAGCCTGATTGCCATGATCGGCCATGCCCGCGGGGGGCGGGTGTGCTGGCTGACCGGGTTGGTGTTCGGCCTCGCCGGCATGGCCGGGGCCTACGGGGGCGGACGGTTGGCGGCGCTGCTGCCCGGTCAGGTGCTGTTGCTGCTGTTTGCGGCGGTCATGCTGGGCACCGCGGGGGCCATGCTGAGGGGACGGCCGGCCGACCACCGGCGCCGGCTGCAGCCGGTCTGCCCTAGGCAGACGAACTTCGCGGCGGTGCTGTTCGACGGGCTCCTGGTCGGCGCGCTGAACGGTCTGGTGGGCGTGGGGGGCGGCTTCGTGATCGTCCCGGCCTTGCACCTCCTGGGGGAATTGCCCATGCACGCCGCGGTGGGCACTTCGCTGCTGGTGATCGCCATGAATTCGGCCGCGGCCTTGCTGGGCTATGCCAGCCACGTGCGGCTCGATTTCCATCTGGTGGGCATCGTTACCGGGGCAGCGGTGGTCGGGAGCCTGGTCGGCGGGCTGCTGTCCAGGCGTCTCAGCGGCACCGCTCTGCGGCGGGGGTTCGGCCTATTCGTGATCGCCATCGCCGGCTACCTTTTATATCGGGAGTTGAATTGGGGGGTCCTCGCCGATGCCTGGCGCCTGGCGCTGGCCCATCGCGATTTCCTGCGGGGCTTCGGCACCGCCGCCGGTCTGATAGGGCTGTATGGGCTGTGGAGGCGCCTGCACCGCCGGGCCCGGCCGCGCCTGCGGAAAGCCGGAAGGCGCCCCGGCGCACGCTCCCCTTCGGTCAGGGACGGCTTTCCTTTGCGATGA
- the cydP gene encoding cytochrome oxidase putative small subunit CydP, whose product MANGSEPTPRHCPHRSPRLGRELALALVFKVVLLTILWLALFRPDPHRSRPSVEELFARSPASSTQLENYNGIR is encoded by the coding sequence ATGGCCAACGGTTCGGAGCCGACCCCTCGGCACTGCCCCCATCGTTCCCCGCGGCTGGGACGGGAGCTGGCCTTGGCACTGGTGTTCAAGGTGGTGCTGTTGACCATCCTGTGGTTGGCCCTGTTCCGCCCGGATCCCCACAGGTCCCGCCCTTCGGTGGAAGAGCTGTTCGCCCGGTCCCCGGCGTCCTCAACCCAGCTGGAGAACTACAATGGCATCCGGTGA
- a CDS encoding cytochrome ubiquinol oxidase subunit I: protein MASGEAIVDLARLQFGLTAMYHFLFVPLTLGLSFILAIMESVYVMTGKEIYKDMTRFWGKLFAINFAMGVTTGITLEFQFGTNWAYYSHYVGDIFGTILASEGWMAFFLESTLVGLFFFGWDRLSKVQHLAVTWLVAFGTSLSALWILIANGWMQYPVGSAFNYETLRMEMTSFAAVFFNPVAQVKFVHTVAAGYVTGAMFVLGISAWYLLQGRDPGFARRSFSVAAAFGLASVLSVIVLGDESGYTEGETQKIKLAAIEAEWDTDRPPASFTLVGFPDQAAEKTHFAIKIPYLLGLIATRSIDEEVKGIKTLRAESVERIKSGRIAYAQLQKLRSGDLSDATRALFEQHKADLGYALLLKRYTDDPAAASDELVMKAAADTIPRVAPLFWAFRIMVAAGFTMLFVFAMAFYYCATRVAERKRWLLKLALWCIPLPWIAAETGWFVAEYGRQPWTISGVLPTHLSASNIGAGQLWFGIAGFLFFYTALLVIELYLMIKYVRLGPSSLHTGKYHFEARERASMG, encoded by the coding sequence ATGGCATCCGGTGAAGCAATCGTCGATCTGGCGAGGCTGCAATTCGGCCTCACCGCCATGTATCACTTCCTGTTCGTGCCCTTAACCCTGGGGCTGTCCTTCATCCTGGCCATCATGGAATCGGTCTACGTGATGACCGGCAAGGAGATTTACAAGGACATGACGCGCTTCTGGGGCAAGCTGTTCGCCATCAATTTCGCCATGGGGGTGACCACCGGCATCACCCTGGAGTTCCAGTTCGGCACCAACTGGGCCTACTACTCCCATTACGTGGGCGACATCTTCGGTACGATCCTGGCCAGCGAAGGCTGGATGGCGTTTTTCCTGGAATCCACCCTGGTGGGACTGTTCTTCTTCGGCTGGGACCGACTGAGCAAGGTGCAGCACCTGGCGGTGACTTGGCTGGTGGCCTTCGGCACCAGCCTCTCGGCGCTGTGGATCCTGATCGCCAACGGCTGGATGCAATACCCGGTGGGGTCGGCGTTCAACTACGAGACCCTGCGCATGGAGATGACTTCCTTTGCCGCGGTATTTTTCAATCCGGTGGCGCAGGTCAAGTTCGTCCACACGGTGGCGGCGGGCTATGTGACCGGCGCCATGTTCGTGCTCGGGATCAGCGCTTGGTACCTCCTACAGGGCCGCGATCCGGGCTTTGCCCGGCGCTCGTTCTCGGTGGCCGCGGCCTTCGGTCTGGCCTCGGTGCTGTCGGTGATCGTGCTGGGGGATGAGAGCGGCTACACCGAGGGCGAAACCCAGAAGATCAAGCTAGCCGCCATCGAGGCGGAATGGGACACCGACCGGCCGCCGGCCAGCTTCACCCTGGTGGGTTTCCCGGACCAGGCGGCGGAGAAGACCCATTTCGCCATCAAGATCCCCTACCTGCTCGGGCTCATCGCCACCCGCTCCATCGACGAAGAGGTAAAAGGCATTAAGACCCTCCGCGCCGAGAGCGTGGAACGCATCAAGAGTGGCAGGATCGCCTACGCGCAGCTGCAGAAACTAAGGTCCGGAGACCTAAGCGACGCCACCCGGGCGCTGTTCGAACAGCACAAGGCCGACTTGGGCTATGCCCTGCTGCTCAAGCGTTACACCGACGACCCGGCCGCGGCCAGCGACGAGCTGGTCATGAAGGCCGCCGCCGATACCATTCCCCGGGTCGCCCCTCTGTTCTGGGCGTTCCGGATCATGGTAGCGGCGGGCTTCACCATGCTGTTCGTGTTCGCCATGGCGTTCTATTACTGCGCCACCCGGGTCGCCGAGCGTAAGCGGTGGCTGCTGAAGCTGGCCCTGTGGTGCATCCCGCTGCCCTGGATCGCCGCTGAGACCGGCTGGTTCGTGGCGGAATACGGCCGCCAGCCCTGGACCATTTCCGGGGTGCTGCCCACCCACCTGTCGGCCTCCAACATCGGCGCCGGCCAGCTGTGGTTCGGCATTGCGGGCTTCCTGTTCTTCTACACCGCGCTGTTAGTCATTGAGCTCTATCTGATGATCAAGTACGTCCGGCTGGGGCCAAGCAGTCTCCACACCGGGAAGTACCATTTCGAAGCACGGGAACGCGCCTCAATGGGATGA
- a CDS encoding sulfite exporter TauE/SafE family protein, translating to MTQVSRQLKVKGMHCQGCEQTIEAAVGCLPGVKQVQARYGRGSVDVVFDDDLIRLNGIVRVIEAKGYPLDRPEPVPLPRRLMQWSIFPILLVILGGVTLFGKSQMSLLSQLDARMSYTMVFSIGLLTGFHCIGMCGGFVVSYAVTEQPRKLGARVLAHFLYAFGKTVSYTVFGAVFGLLGAVVAITPTMRGVAALASGLFLILFGLKMLNVFSSLRGFGLRMPKLLSRTLSTGMQGRRSPLVIGLLTGFLLGCGPLQAMYVLAAGTGNPAEGAKLVFFFGLGTLPALLGFGFFANLISRGAMHQIVRASGILVIAMGLMMTNHGLKLSHSGYDLATLMARWQLSGVPKENQNGGSMPHSGH from the coding sequence ATGACACAGGTTTCTCGTCAACTGAAAGTCAAGGGAATGCACTGCCAAGGTTGCGAGCAAACCATCGAGGCGGCAGTTGGCTGCCTCCCCGGTGTGAAGCAGGTCCAGGCGCGTTATGGCCGAGGCAGCGTGGATGTGGTCTTTGATGATGATTTGATCCGACTGAACGGAATCGTGCGCGTGATTGAAGCCAAGGGCTACCCGCTTGATCGGCCCGAACCGGTGCCCCTGCCACGCAGGCTGATGCAGTGGTCGATATTTCCGATCTTGCTGGTGATCTTGGGAGGAGTGACCCTGTTCGGAAAAAGCCAAATGAGCTTGCTGAGCCAGCTTGATGCCCGCATGAGCTACACGATGGTGTTCAGCATCGGCTTACTGACAGGGTTCCATTGCATTGGCATGTGCGGCGGGTTCGTAGTCAGCTACGCCGTCACCGAACAGCCCCGCAAACTCGGTGCGCGGGTGCTTGCCCATTTCCTATATGCCTTTGGTAAAACCGTTTCGTACACGGTGTTTGGCGCGGTGTTCGGATTATTGGGTGCTGTGGTGGCAATCACCCCCACCATGCGCGGTGTCGCCGCGCTCGCTTCCGGCCTATTTCTGATTCTGTTCGGATTAAAGATGCTCAATGTGTTTTCAAGTTTACGAGGTTTCGGCCTGCGGATGCCCAAATTGCTCAGCCGGACCTTATCTACTGGAATGCAGGGTCGGCGCAGTCCACTGGTGATTGGTTTATTGACCGGTTTCCTACTCGGCTGCGGCCCGTTACAGGCCATGTATGTGCTGGCCGCAGGTACCGGAAATCCGGCGGAAGGCGCCAAGCTGGTGTTCTTTTTCGGCCTAGGGACGCTCCCGGCACTCCTCGGGTTCGGATTTTTCGCCAACCTGATTTCCAGGGGCGCAATGCATCAAATCGTGCGGGCGTCGGGAATCCTGGTCATCGCCATGGGATTGATGATGACCAATCATGGCCTGAAGTTGAGCCACTCTGGCTACGACTTGGCTACATTAATGGCACGGTGGCAATTATCGGGCGTGCCAAAGGAAAACCAAAACGGAGGTTCAATGCCGCACTCGGGCCACTGA
- a CDS encoding aspartate carbamoyltransferase, producing the protein MKASVWISALTWLATVPTSALEPADDARLDAVTERGRQVMPFDLEKTTHVFTKTALGGRQRVLAKNPADGEQVQRIRAHLAQLAEALSRGDFSWPERIHGADMPGLAALRGAQPGQIEYRYQALPDGAQIDYVTGDAGLIEAIHRYFEAQLHDHARHALPGHEQHRIPEK; encoded by the coding sequence ATGAAAGCGTCAGTTTGGATTTCGGCCTTGACGTGGTTGGCCACGGTACCGACCAGTGCCTTGGAACCGGCGGACGACGCCCGCCTCGACGCCGTAACCGAGCGCGGTCGGCAGGTGATGCCCTTCGATCTGGAGAAAACCACTCACGTGTTCACTAAAACCGCGCTGGGCGGCCGCCAGCGGGTGCTGGCCAAGAACCCCGCCGATGGGGAACAGGTCCAGCGCATCCGGGCACACCTGGCACAGCTCGCGGAAGCCTTGTCCCGGGGCGATTTCTCCTGGCCGGAGCGCATCCACGGCGCAGACATGCCCGGTTTGGCGGCGTTGCGGGGGGCGCAGCCCGGCCAGATCGAATACCGCTACCAGGCATTGCCGGATGGCGCGCAAATCGATTACGTCACCGGCGATGCGGGCTTGATCGAGGCGATCCACCGCTACTTCGAGGCCCAGTTGCATGACCATGCCCGGCACGCGCTTCCGGGACATGAACAGCACCGGATACCGGAGAAATAG
- the cydB gene encoding cytochrome d ubiquinol oxidase subunit II — protein MFDYETLRFIWWLFTGVVIIAFVLTSGFDFGICALLPFLGRNDLERRAIINTVGGTWEGNQVWLILLGGALFAVWPPVYATLFSGLYVAMLLVLFALFFRPAGFDYRSKLEDPTWRNAWDWGLFVGGTVPPILLGVLVGNLVQGLPFHFDEDLRPFYEGSFLGLLNPYALACGVVALLICLFHGAIYLKWRTEGELYRRAQALVEVLGPVLLGAVALVAAWTVLAMKLPEITAMAGAGAPSNPLNKTVTLSGSWAGRFFAQPGLLVAPLLGFGGLFLAWRSAMGHASLGAFLWSALGITGLLLSLGFGLFPCLLISSSHPSHSLTIWDASSSQFTLALAFWITVVFLPIVLAYTRWVYKVLWGTVTPEKILQDQHTLY, from the coding sequence ATGTTCGACTATGAAACCCTGCGCTTCATTTGGTGGCTGTTCACCGGGGTCGTGATCATCGCCTTCGTGCTTACCTCCGGCTTCGACTTCGGCATCTGCGCCTTGCTGCCCTTCCTCGGGCGCAATGACCTGGAGCGCCGAGCCATCATCAACACCGTGGGCGGCACCTGGGAGGGCAACCAAGTGTGGCTGATCCTTCTCGGCGGCGCCCTGTTCGCGGTTTGGCCCCCGGTTTATGCCACCCTGTTCTCGGGTTTGTACGTGGCGATGCTGTTGGTGCTGTTCGCGTTGTTCTTTCGCCCGGCAGGCTTCGATTACCGCAGCAAGCTGGAGGATCCCACTTGGCGCAATGCCTGGGATTGGGGGCTGTTCGTGGGCGGGACGGTGCCGCCGATCCTGCTCGGGGTGTTGGTGGGGAATCTGGTGCAGGGCCTGCCCTTCCATTTCGACGAAGATCTAAGGCCCTTTTACGAGGGCAGCTTTCTCGGGTTGCTCAATCCCTATGCCCTGGCCTGCGGAGTGGTCGCCCTGCTGATCTGCCTGTTCCACGGCGCCATCTATCTCAAGTGGCGTACCGAGGGTGAGCTGTACCGGCGCGCCCAGGCCCTGGTCGAGGTTCTGGGCCCGGTGCTGCTGGGGGCGGTGGCGCTGGTGGCCGCCTGGACGGTGCTGGCCATGAAGCTCCCGGAGATAACCGCCATGGCGGGTGCCGGCGCGCCGTCCAACCCGCTCAACAAAACCGTCACCCTGTCCGGCAGCTGGGCCGGCCGGTTCTTCGCACAGCCCGGGCTATTGGTCGCGCCGCTACTGGGCTTCGGTGGACTGTTCCTGGCCTGGCGTTCGGCGATGGGGCATGCCTCCCTAGGGGCGTTCCTGTGGAGCGCCCTGGGCATCACCGGTCTGCTGCTGTCCCTGGGCTTCGGGCTATTTCCGTGCCTGCTCATTTCCAGCAGCCACCCAAGCCACAGCCTGACCATTTGGGATGCCAGCTCCAGCCAATTCACCCTGGCGCTCGCGTTCTGGATCACGGTGGTGTTCCTGCCCATCGTGCTCGCCTATACCCGCTGGGTGTACAAGGTGCTGTGGGGCACTGTGACCCCGGAAAAAATCTTGCAGGATCAACACACGCTCTATTGA
- the cydX gene encoding cytochrome bd-I oxidase subunit CydX has translation MWYFAWLLGVGFACAFGIINAMWLEAQCDLDAHPADRGPDSAA, from the coding sequence ATGTGGTATTTCGCTTGGCTACTGGGGGTCGGTTTCGCCTGCGCCTTCGGCATCATCAACGCCATGTGGCTGGAAGCCCAGTGCGATCTGGACGCGCACCCGGCCGACCGGGGACCGGACAGTGCCGCCTGA
- a CDS encoding NAD(P)/FAD-dependent oxidoreductase, with amino-acid sequence MARIVVLGAGIGGVPMALEMKQLARKEDRVTVISDTPQFHFVPSNPWVAVNWRKGSDIQIPLAPVFKKRGIEFIQHRARKVHPTRNQVELADGSSVDYDFLVIATGPKLAFEEVPGFGPEGFTHSVCHVDHAVQAGRFWEGFVKDPGPVVVGAVQGASCFGPAYEYAFIVDADLRKRQIRDRVPITFVTSEPYIGHLGLGGVGDTKGLLESELRKHHIKWITNAKVDRVEAGTLHLTEVDERGQEKQQHALPFKHCMMIPAFKGVDAVFGVEGLVNPRGFVLIDQYQRNPQFKNVYSVGVCVAIPPVEPTPVPTGAPKTGYMIESMVTAVAHNIREQLDGKEPSHKPTWNALCLADLGDTGVAFLAKPQIPPRNVTWAGKGRWVHWAKIAFEYYFMRKIRKGISEPAYERLLLKFIGIMRLKKA; translated from the coding sequence ATGGCTCGCATCGTAGTGCTGGGGGCTGGCATCGGGGGTGTCCCGATGGCGCTGGAAATGAAGCAGCTAGCCCGCAAGGAGGACCGGGTCACGGTCATTTCCGACACGCCCCAGTTTCATTTCGTGCCGTCCAATCCCTGGGTGGCGGTCAACTGGCGCAAAGGGTCCGACATCCAGATCCCGTTGGCGCCGGTGTTCAAGAAGCGTGGGATCGAATTCATCCAGCACCGGGCCCGGAAAGTCCATCCCACGCGCAATCAGGTGGAACTGGCCGACGGCAGCTCGGTCGACTACGACTTTCTGGTCATCGCCACCGGTCCCAAGCTGGCCTTTGAGGAGGTGCCGGGCTTCGGCCCCGAAGGCTTCACCCACTCGGTTTGCCACGTGGATCACGCGGTCCAGGCCGGCCGGTTCTGGGAAGGCTTCGTCAAGGACCCCGGCCCGGTCGTGGTCGGCGCCGTGCAGGGGGCGTCCTGCTTCGGCCCGGCCTACGAGTATGCCTTCATCGTGGACGCCGATCTGCGCAAGCGCCAGATCCGCGACCGGGTGCCCATCACTTTTGTCACCTCGGAGCCTTACATCGGCCACCTGGGTCTGGGCGGGGTAGGGGACACCAAGGGTCTTCTGGAGAGCGAGCTGCGCAAGCACCATATCAAATGGATCACCAACGCCAAGGTGGACAGGGTCGAGGCCGGCACGCTGCACCTCACCGAGGTGGACGAACGCGGCCAGGAGAAGCAACAGCACGCGCTGCCCTTCAAGCACTGCATGATGATTCCAGCCTTCAAGGGGGTGGATGCGGTGTTCGGCGTCGAGGGACTGGTGAACCCACGCGGCTTCGTGCTGATCGATCAGTACCAACGCAACCCGCAGTTCAAGAATGTGTACTCGGTGGGGGTGTGCGTCGCCATTCCACCGGTGGAGCCAACCCCGGTACCCACCGGGGCTCCCAAGACCGGCTACATGATCGAATCCATGGTCACGGCGGTGGCCCACAACATCCGCGAGCAGCTCGACGGCAAGGAGCCCTCCCACAAACCGACCTGGAACGCCCTGTGCCTGGCCGATCTGGGCGATACCGGGGTAGCGTTCCTGGCCAAGCCGCAGATTCCGCCGCGCAACGTCACCTGGGCCGGCAAGGGCCGCTGGGTGCACTGGGCCAAGATCGCCTTCGAATACTACTTCATGCGCAAGATCCGGAAAGGCATCAGCGAGCCCGCCTACGAGCGGCTGCTGCTTAAGTTCATCGGCATCATGCGCTTGAAAAAGGCCTGA